From a region of the Phaeodactylum tricornutum CCAP 1055/1 chromosome 4, whole genome shotgun sequence genome:
- a CDS encoding predicted protein → MTTTEQQSIVSSCWENNHTTNSLSSAVFEISNTLPKMRKLSFPSRGRSTSCPLLSQGFLRLCCWLFFEKSHSSDEQNDLLDQKRQLIAILETLKDFRSDIQTTQEMTLMTALEESLQSMERNVTALTSAIFPPSVLSMQEYVSAVDLFMRLPIRRRIAFCAALALENSIEAAPDLDQVPEIVALIYNQRVALTRQNLQDTTKVANTVLVDSPQQQNSFVNVTVSELPCCKEERTFRTMFNPYFQTIVARRTFEANYNNYSHV, encoded by the exons ATGACGACCACCGAACAACAATCCATTGTATCGTCCTGCTGGGAAAACAATCACACAACGAATTCATTGTCGTCCGCCGTCTTCGAAATATCGAACACGCTTCCAAA AATGCGAAAGCTTTCCTTCCCATCGCGAGGAAGGTCTACGTCGTGTCCGCTCCTCTCACAAGGTTTTCTTCgcctttgttgttggcttTTCTTTGAGAAGTCACATTCTTCGGATGAACAGAACGATCTGCTTGATCAAAAGCGGCAACTCATTGCCATCTTGGAAACGTTAAAAGATTTTAGAAGCGACATTCAAACTACCCAAGAAATGACCTTGATGACTGCTCTGGAGGAAAGCTTGCAATCGATGGAAAGGAATGTGACAGCTCTCACGTCGGCCATTTTCCCACCGTCGGTATTGAGTATGCAAGAGTACGTCAGCGCAGTAGATCTATTCATGAGACTGCCGATACGACGTCGGATTGCGTTCTGTGCGGCTCTCGCATTGGAAAACAGTATCGAGGCGGCCCCggatttggatcaagtgCCCGAAATTGTTGCACTCATTTACAACCAGCGCGTCGCTTTGACACGACAAAATTTGCAGGATACAACCAAAGTAGCTAACACGGTACTCGTCGATTCTCCTCAGCAGCAGAATAGTTTTGTGAACGTGACGGTATCGGAATTGCCTTGCTGCAAAGAAGAACGGACATTTCGAACAATGTTCAATCCATATTTTCAAACAATCGTCGCACGACGGACGTTCGAAGCGAACTACAACAACTACTCCCACGTGTGA
- a CDS encoding predicted protein — protein MSLERKTTIGKAISAPLSTMALALTVANLGVIPFSSSVYSMINQYLVPLAVPMLLYDSDIRRVIRDTGTLLLAFGVGAIATVVGTLVSFPILPMTSLGDDGWRVACALAARHIGGAINFVAVAETLQISGTVVSAAIAADNVVVALYFAFLFAISNADQVDGPSSDSGTSDALELDASGSEVEYSEDSISLSSLGIALSVASGLVTTGRILTNSVLPLGTSALPLTSVLTVAAATIFPKFFVNIRAAGSALGILCIQMFFAASGAAGSISLVMQKAPSLFAFSALQIGVHFGVLMSVGRGIFRIPSKELYLASNANVGGPTTAAAMAKAKDWKSLVLPALLVGILGYASATAIALALGPILVRLPLIGEKS, from the coding sequence ATGTCACTCGAACGAAAGACAACGATTGGAAAAGCAATATCGGCTCCACTATCAACCATGGCCCTGGCGTTGACCGTGGCGAATTTGGGCGTCATACCTTTCTCGTCAAGCGTTTATAGTATGATCAACCAATACTTGGTGCCGCTTGCTGTTCCGATGTTGCTTTATGATAGTGATATTCGTCGCGTCATTCGAGACACCGGGACTCTCTTGCTAGCATTTGGTGTCGGTGCAATTGCCACCGTTGTTGGTACGCTGGTTTCCTTTCCCATTCTACCAATGACATCGCTGGGTGATGATGGATGGAGAGTAGCCTGTGCTCTGGCGGCGCGCCACATTGGAGGAGCCATCAACTTCGTGGCAGTTGCGGAAACGCTGCAGATTTCGGGCACAGTCGTCTCGGCCGCGATTGCAGCCGACAATGTCGTTGTGGCTCTATATTTCGCATTTCTATTCGCAATTTCGAATGCTGATCAGGTGGATGGACCCTCATCAGATTCCGGAACAAGCGACGCTTTGGAACTCGATGCAAGCGGAAGCGAAGTCGAGTATTCGGAGGATAGTATTTCCTTGTCATCATTGGGTATTGCCCTGTCTGTAGCGTCAGGACTAGTAACGACCGGAAGAATCTTGACAAACTCTGTTTTGCCATTGGGGACCTCCGCATTGCCACTGACGTCCGTGCTTACGGTAGCTGCGGCCACCATCTTCCCGAAGTTTTTCGTCAATATACGTGCCGCTGGGAGTGCGCTTGGTATCTTGTGCATCCAAATGTTCTTTGCAGCGTCGGGTGCAGCTGGCTCGATTAGCCTCGTTATGCAGAAAGCCCCATCGTTGTTTGCGTTTTCAGCGTTGCAAATTGGTGTCCATTTTGGCGTCCTCATGTCGGTCGGCCGCGGTATCTTTCGGATCCCGAGTAAGGAGCTCTACTTAGCATCCAATGCGAATGTCGGGGGGCCTACGACTGCCGCCGCAATGGCAAAAGCCAAAGATTGGAAATCATTGGTACTGCCAGCTCTGCTAGTGGGAATTCTTGGCTACGCATCTGCAACCGCAATTGCCCTAGCACTCGGGCCAATTCTTGTCCGGCTTCCTCTTATTGGCGAAAAATCCTAA
- a CDS encoding predicted protein, with product MRANYVARRGESLHTLDSVLRPLREQNPHFAPNVGLAVYRIPLGPLSTNTPTAGVIHETATTTFFLHTFAMPSNNTGGSRAKNKDGKLIDSLREACPPHKHKDLAALVKSLKGDEEKIRQKIMEWWEEQPVSTEEEWEDVNKRIAKKKPEVRGGRGRGRSEGRGREAGRGGRGDGGRGRTGEGRGAGRGRSTAPRANDRPKNNTTLTETSATADKPVADPEIGIPNLNSVPAPLGAWAKKTGDSIPAEVSAPDPVPTPAPVAAVTPPSPVAPMVSTPAAPGIRATSGGNVWATKGSAHLIRAEKPKPPAPAAPYVPKAEAPRVRRTGVSREAPTTTAQPPASVHMNVPVAPAPPAPATTAPTTTANAWSKSSAVSETSKVDLPPSAVGSKHIGSMSPAAPPAPAAPLEMQQQTKPPKAPGPVLNMGRWETTDADDANLDFGFGSFDDAGGPGHQVNASVTENEIAPPAPAASPARPPPGLSLTGIPPMPSNAVMVHELENKLEGATLNASAGTGDNNSHPQTSGPSMNSTAPGMYQGGYGQPYGIPGSNNIASSMGMYNYNAPGAQGNAFAGMPGGVPGLGGPSQPKLGGGIPPVQAGGLYAAAQPEPSSGNESGSIAASNPTDPNATPGMPPGMPNMPYGNPALYYGGQAPFHMGQHQGGMGYNYGYGAQFGGAVQGGFGYPQGMGQSAGYAPHYGDQHEQQGSHGNSGGYQKNNGNYRARNQHHNNNQYHNQYQQHGGYGGQPYNMGYQGDHFQQRGGYGQHGGMPDPYNMQQQPQQHQGGGNYGGGFQDDEQYKGKKGGNRPFQQQGPPQALGTGQQTFGLQGQVADSSQPSSGWSNQQGATGGWGGGTPSWQQNK from the exons ATGCGCGCAAATTACGTCGCGCGTCGCGGGGAAAGCCTCCACACCCTTGACTCTGTCCTTCGTCCGCTGCGAGAGCAAAATCCTCACTTCGCACCAAATGTTGGTCTGGCCGTATACCGTATTCCGCTGGGCCCGCTATCGACGAACACACCAACAGCAGGTGTCATCCACGAGACGGCGACAACG ACATTCTTTCTACATACCTTCGCAATGCCGTCGAACAATACCGGCGGTAGCCGAGCCAAGAACAAGGACGGCAAGCTCATTGATAGC CTTCGGGAAGCCTGTCCTCCACACAAACACAAAGACCTCGCGGCGCTGGTCAAATCGCTCAAGGGTGACGAGGAAAAGATCCGTCAAAAGATTATGGAATGGTGGGAGGAACAGCCCGTTTCGACCGAAGAAGAATGGGAGGACGTCAACAAGCGCATCGCCAAGAAGAAACCCGAAGTTCGTGGGGGTCGTGGACGCGGAAGGTCCGAAGGCCGTGGACGTGAGGCGGGACGCGGAGGCCGCGGCGATGGCGGCCGAGGCCGTACCGGTGAAGGGCGCGGGGCGGGTCGGGGGCGCTCGACAGCCCCGCGAGCCAACGACAGGCCCAAGAACAATACCACGCTCACAGAGACAAGTGCCACTGCAGATAAACCCGTTGCAGATCCCGAGATTGGAATTCCCAACTTGAACTCGGTCCCGGCTCCACTCGGAGCGTGGGCGAAAAAGACCGGCGACTCCATTCCGGCTGAAGTTTCTGCTCCCGATCCGGTCCCGACTCCCGCGCCAGTGGCTGCCGTAACACCTCCTTCTCCCGTAGCCCCAATGGTATCGACTCCTGCGGCTCCCGGTATCCGTGCGACAAGTGGAGGGAACGTCTGGGCCACCAAGGGATCGGCGCACCTTATCCGTGCGGAAAAGCCCAAACCGCCGGCCCCGGCTGCCCCATATGTACCAAAAGCAGAGGCACCCCGGGTGCGACGGACCGGGGTCTCCCGCGAGGCACCCACGACCACTGCACAACCACCCGCTTCTGTGCATATGAATGTGCCAGTCGCTCCTGCTCCTCCTGCACCGGCTACCACTGCACCAACCACAACGGCCAACGCATGGAGCAAGAGCAGTGCGGTTTCAGAAACATCCAAAGTAGACCTTCCACCCTCAGCTGTGGGTAGCAAACATATTGGATCCATGTCACCGGCTGCTCCTCCAGCTCCGGCCGCCCCTCTAGAAATGCAGCAACAGACCAAACCGCCGAAGGCACCTGGACCTGTCTTGAATATGGGTCGCTGGGAAACAActgatgccgacgacgctAATTTGGACTTTGGATTCGGCTCCTTTGATGATGCGGGTGGCCCAGGTCACCAGGTGAACGCCAGCGTAACGGAGAACGAAATCGCTCCTCCCGCACCGGCGGCGTCTCCGGCTAGACCTCCGCCTGGTCTCTCCCTTACAGGCATTCCGCCGATGCCAAGCAACGCTGTCATGGTGCACGAGCTAGAGAACAAGCTCGAAGGAGCCACACTCAACGCCAGCGCTGGTACCGGTGACAACAATTCTCATCCGCAAACCAGTGGACCTTCCATGAACAGCACTGCACCGGGCATGTACCAGGGTGGATACGGCCAACCCTACGGTATCCCTGGTAGCAATAACATTGCGTCCTCCATGGGTATGTACAACTACAACGCGCCCGGCGCACAGGGCAATGCATTTGCTGGCATGCCCGGCGGTGTTCCAGGGCTGGGTGGACCCTCTCAGCCAAAACTTGGCGGTGGCATCCCTCCAGTCCAGGCCGGCGGATTGTACGCCGCTGCACAGCCTGAGCCAAGCTCCGGCAACGAATCTGGATCGATAGCGGCATCGAATCCGACTGATCCTAATGCAACCCCCGGTATGCCACCAGGCATGCCTAACATGCCTTACGGAAACCCAGCGCTTTATTATGGAGGTCAAGCTCCTTTCCACATGGGACAGCATCAAGGCGGTATGGGTTACAACTATGGGTATGGTGCCCAATTTGGAGGCGCTGTGCAGGGTGGATTTGGATACCCTCAAGGTATGGGGCAGAGTGCTGGGTATGCTCCCCATTATGGTGATCAACACGAGCAGCAAGGATCACACGGCAACAGCGGTGGCTACCAGAAAAACAATGGCAATTACCGTGCACGCAATCAGCATCACAATAATAATCAGTATCACAACCAATATCAACAGCATGGTGGTTATGGCGGCCAACCATACAATATGGGTTACCAAGGTGATCATTTTCAACAACGTGGAGGATACGGCCAGCACGGAGGCATGCCCGATCCGTACAACATGCAACAGCAACCTCAACAGCACCAGGGAGGGGGAAACTACGGAGGAGGTTTCCAAGACGACGAACAGTACAAGGGTAAAAAGGGTGGCAACCGCCCCTTTCAACAACAGGGTCCGCCTCAGGCTCTGGGCACTGGACAACAGACATTTGGCTTGCAAGGACAAGTTGCCGATTCAAGCCAACCGTCTAGCGGCTGGTCCAATCAACAGGGAGCTACTGGTGGATGGGGCGGTGGTACGCCAAGTTGGCAACAAAACAAGTAA
- a CDS encoding predicted protein → MFSPRVSGVLRKSAQARSNVCRGPQVRRMAGSHYLKISKTHTMWGEAFGTVCWLWIFHRARHDLPVVLGFRHPWEHAEDPFSPHTHHHGEQPKPESRSDAWDKFTSKAMIQKEVDDDEDEEDE, encoded by the exons ATGTTTTCCCCCCGCGTTTCCGGAGTTCTTCGAAAAAGCGCACAAGCTAGGAGCAACGTATGTCGTGGTCCTCAAGTGCGCCGCATGGCCGGAAG TCACTATCTGAAAATAAGTAAGACGCATACTATGTGGGGCGAGGCTTTCGGAACCGTCTGCTGGTTGTGGATTTTTCATCGGGCTCGCCACGACTTGCCGGTCGTTCTCGGGTTTCGACACCCTTGGGAACATGCCGAAGACCCCTTCAGTCCTCATACTCATCATCACGGAGAGCAACCGAAGCCCGAATCTCGTTCGGATGCTTGGGATAAATTTACTTCAAAAGCCATGATTCAGAAAGAggtggacgatgatgaagatgagGAAGATGAATGA
- a CDS encoding predicted protein, which yields MKILSSLVLATIALANGQITYLDAPVEGWRASFAPMEQGNGVFLSPDGSMVVAIASNCLVRAFGQATGEVRWTSNPPPGDGSSSCNGGITFNDNADIPYFTYMVNDNVQGTISTRVIMGDIDTGDVLMTSEVLAGSSAGSPQTTLDGRHIMFTHNDGGTGMFSILDTMQDPDMSGMTPIISPIFSESNATEPFSAVGVFHDPNGGNYAGGLTTNRNDIFVWSLATNFDVNNTRPPVGEAGVFGFQFPVDFNNTGDDLDILYFGSFSFQATTRPVLASNGTSMYWGVTRGEYRAWFQRAFDRPITELVTLSRDNVVPSLGARAAVTLSSDPINPIVFGPGPNEEFFRGNSDFSETTIISTSPSDASPYGEGIVSGRAAVSPDDQFVYYATQGGLLTQAETDALASVWTTGGAANITIESVRGDLAISRDGSRVFVPDTVSASGFVIAVQVAEVGETPPPTGAPISMDMSMAPSGADGSSGTAAPSLPDGATAPPNAEGTDAPGSTPAPAPASSAIRASMIALVASLLVFVF from the exons ATGAAGATTCTCTCGTCTCTCGTCCTCGCTACCATCGCTCTTGCGAATGGACAGATCACCTACCTTGATGCCCCTGTCGAGGGCTGGAGAGCGTCGTTTGCTCCCATGGAGCAAGGCAATGGCGTCTTTTTGTCCCCCGACGGCAGTATGGTCGTGGCAATTGCCAGCAACTGTCTCGTCCGTGCCTTTGGACAAGCGACCGGAGAAGTCCGATGGACCTCCAACCCGCCACCAGGCGACGGAAGCTCGAGCTGTAATGGCGGAATCACGTTCAACGATAACGCCGATATACCATACTTCACTTACATGGTCAACGACAACGTGCAAGGCACCATCTCCAC GCGTGTTATCATGGGAGACATTGACACTGGTGATGTTTTGATGACATCCGAAGTCCTTGCCGGAAGCAGCGCGGGATCTCCTCAGACTACCTTGGACGGGCGCCACATCATGTTCACCCACAATGATGGAGGTACAGGCATGTTCTCCATCTTGGATACTATGCAAGATCCTGACATGAGTGGAATGACCCCCATCATCTCCCCCATCTTTTCGGAATCCAACGCTACCGAACCCTTCTCTGCCGTTGG TGTCTTCCACGACCCTAATGGCGGCAACTATGCAGGCGGCCTTACCACCAACAGGAACGATATTTTTGTTTGGTCATTAGCTACCAACTTTGATGTCAACAACACACGTCCTCCGGTTGGTGAGGCTGGAGTCTTTGGATTTCAGTTCCCAGTCGACTTCAACAACACTGGTGACGATCTCGACATCTTGTATTTTGGATCCTTCAGCTTCCAAGCGACGACTCGCCCAGTCCTCGCCTCCAACGGAACAAGCA TGTACTGGGGTGTTACCAGAGGCGAGTACCGTGCATGGTTTCAACGAGCCTTCGACCGTCCTATCACGGAATTAGTTACCCTGAGTCGCGATAATGTTGTTCCTTCCCTTGGCGCTCGGGCAGCCGTCACCCTCAGCAGCGACCCGATTAATCCCATTGTGTTTGGACCCGGCCCTAACGAGGAATTCTTCCGCGGTAACTCTGATTTCAGCGAGACAACCATTATTAGTACATCCCCAAGTGACGCTAGTCCTTACGGTGAAGGAATAGTTTCCGGACGCGCGGCTGTTTCGCCCGACGACCAGTTTGTCTATTATGCTACACAGGGCGGGCTTCTGACTCAAGCCGAAACTGACGCACTCGCCTCTGTCTGGACCACGGGAGGCGCTGCTAATATCACGATTGAGAGTGTCCGAGGAGATCTTGCTATTTCTCGTGACGGCAGCCGCGTCTTTGTCCCTGACACCGTTTCTGCGAGTGGTTTTGTGATTGCTGTTCAAGTTGCCGAGGTAGGAGAAACTCCTCCCCCCACTGGCGCGCCGATTTCTATGGACATGTCCATGGCACCATCGGGAGCCGACGGGTCGTCTGGTACAGCAGCTCCCTCCTTGCCGGACGGTGCCACCGCCCCTCCCAATGCTGAAGGCACTGATGCCCCTGGCTCTACCCCTGCCCCCGCCCCGGCATCTTCAGCGATTCGTGCGTCCATGATTGCTCTCGTCGCAAGTTTGCTCGTCTTTGTTTTCTAA
- a CDS encoding predicted protein → MMISRISVVALFNLLVATYHTEAFVPSHHQRRAVIRTTAGTYPSAYSRLYFFGRNKDDDEASEADNTDKKSPFFARFGIGKNENEDDSEDKASEQNSKVHETVAAVATVAKDEVEKEQGFTSGPLPRTSRAPKRVVDANLSPLEQAAALQAQAKKIRLEAEKQDAELTLAKITKLEKEIAHAKRHKESHDDAVVELLQRELQALEAKMRGEAPAPVIRSKPLSNKSESGAVPGTTDIAAKVATRAMPENGFSATVSMAEDPAEALQSLDELTKFIENSPKFMKKALAAQVELDYADVENLNTTEMALRVDKMRRLDFSFSARPKPRFTFEEVNAKKKELSKGWAKSLLDPRLTSAASGNETELALLALEYEYYNKGGMVLSQDQLSEMSQDDEFIAQIVSAVNKSAVDSSIETLFPKCTRKEGQAPTMAQVQRLITDVLPKAKFSSTSKPEPVAGGFVIRGINKAENGDELIEAIDKQLTKYPNLADKLSVLYTNDFTVFASTEVESDEFNFDDVEPILYVTGPNIVREPRRVLLSLTSALGIASSWYLSLYPFLLNPALSKRVDEQLALADANMTPDLTWLTDLSLPLFTTFVSIQLIHEIAHRAVAAFYDIKVSAPTWVPSIFTGITSSVTTFRTLPKNKQAMFDFSVAGPLAGMIASAIAIFIGSQITANQDASLYPALPLEILRQSTLGGGIIESMLGSGALSVPGGALGTQAVAQMMIPLHPVAVAGYISLVLNALAMLPVGTTDGGRIALSVFGRGAKLLVGNAFLFAMLAIGLLGSDLFLFYFAFCIAFQPGNEIPSRNEVDRVDFSRVVVATSAYIVAILALIPFQ, encoded by the exons ATGATGATTTCTCGTATTTCGGTCGTGGCGCTGTTCAACCTTCTGGTAGCGACATACCATACGGAGGCTTTTGTACCGTCGCATCACCAGCGTCGAGCAGTCATTCGAACAACAGCAGGCACATATCCTTCCGCTTACTCCCGCCTCTACTTTTTTGGACgcaacaaggacgacgacgaggcgTCGGAAGCCGATAATACGGACAAAAAAAGTCCATTCTTCGCACGTTTTGGTATCGGAAAGAACGagaacgaagacgactctGAAGATAAAGCATCGGAACAAAATTCTAAAGTGCACGAGACTGTTGCAGCGGTGGCTACCGTAGCCAAAGATGAGGTCGAAAAGGAGCAAGGGTTCACTAGTGGACCTCTTCCTCGCACATCGCGGGCGCCCAAGCGAGTGGTCGATGCAAACTTGTCGCCCCTCGAGCAGGCGGCCGCGTTGCAAGCGCAAGCCAAGAAAATCCGTCTCGAAGCTGAAAAGCAAGACGCGGAACTTACTTTGGCGAAAATCACaaagttggaaaaagaaattgcaCACGCCAAGAGGCACAAGGAGTCGCATGATGACGCCGTGGTGGAATTATTGCAAAGGGAACTGCAGGCTTTGGAAGCCAAAATGAGGGGAGAAGCGCCAGCACCAGTGATACGGTCTAAGCCATTGTCTAATAAAAGCGAAAGCGGCGCGGTCCCTGGCACGACAGATATCGCCGCAAAAGTGGCAACCCGAGCAATGCCTGAGAACGGCTTTTCAGCCACCGTGAGCATGGCCGAGGACCCTGCTGAAGCACTACAATCGCTCGACGAACTTACCAAATTTATAGAAAATTCACCCAAATTTATGAAGAAAGCACTCGCGGCACAGGTCGAGCTAGATTATGCCGACGTGGAAAACCTTAACACGACTGAAATGGCGCTTCGCGTCGACAAAATGCGTCGTCTCGACTTTTCCTTCTCGGCGCGTCCTAAACCCAGATTTACCTTTGAGGAAGTCAAtgcgaagaagaaggaacTCAGCAAGGGATGGGCTAAATCTCTGTTGGATCCCCGTCTCACGTCGGCGGCTAGTGGCAACGAAACAGAGCTTGCCTTGCTCGCTCTGGAATACGAGTATTACAACAAGGGAGGCATGGTGCTTTCGCAGGATCAACTAAGTGAAATGTCCCAGGACGACGAGTTTATCGCGCAAATAGTTTCTGCGGTCAACAAGTCAGCTGTGGATAGTTCGATTGAAACACTTTTTCCGAAGTGTACCCGTAAAGAAGGACAGGCTCCCACCATGGCACAAGTCCAGCGACTAATTACCGATGttttgccaaaagcaaagtTTTCGTCAACGTCTAAACCAGAACCTGTTGCCGGTGGCTTTGTCATTCGGGGAATTAACAAGGCAGAAAACGGCGACGAGCTGATCGAAGCAATTGACAAGCAGCTTACTAAGTACccaaatttggccgacaaACTATCCGTCTTGTACACCAACGACTTTACTGTCTTTGCCAGTACCGAGGTTGAAAGCGACGAATTCAACTTCGACGATGTTGAGCCCATCCTATACGTGACTGGTCCGAATATCGTTCGAGAACCCCGGAGGGTGctcttgtcgttgacgtcTGCTTTAGGAATCGCTTCATCTTGGTATCTATCCCTTTACCCGTTCCTTCTAAATCCAGCGTTGTCTAAACGGGTCGACGAGCAGTTGGCTTTGGCCGACGCCAATATGACACCGGATCTGACGTGGTTGACGGATCTGTCGCTTCCCTTGTTTACGACGTTCGTCTCGATCCAGTTAATCCACGAAATCGCCCACCGGGCTGTCGCTGCCTTTTATGAT ATCAAAGTTTCTGCTCCAACGTGGGTACCTTCCATCTTTACTGGTATAACGAGCAGTGTAACCACGTTCCGGACCTTACCAAAGAATAAGCAAGCGATGTTTGACTTCTCGGTAGCCGGACCGCTGGCAGGAATGATTGCTTCTGCCATCGCGATTTTTATCGGGTCACAGATCACTGCAAACCAGGATGCTTCATTGTATCCTGCTCTTCCTTTGGAGATCTTACGACAGAGTACTCTGGGTGGTGGAATTATTGAAAGCATGCTAGGTAGTGGAGCACTGAGTGTTCCTGGTGGTGCTCTCGGGACCCAGGCCGTTGCTCAGATGATGATTCCTTTGCATCCAGTGGCCGTTGCCGGCTATATTAGTCTTGTTCTGAATGCCCTTGCGATGCTACCCGTTGGAA CCACCGACGGGGGTCGTATTGCCTTATCAGTTTTTGGACGTGGCGCCAAGCTTCTTGTCGGAAACGCGTTTCTGTTTGCAATGCTTGCAATTGGCCTTTTAGGATCTGATCTTTTCCTGTTCTATTTCGCTTTCTGTATTGCGTTTCAACCCGGCAACGAAATACCGTCACGGAACGAGGTTGATCGTGTTGACTTTTCTCGTGTTGTGGTTGCCACTAGTGCATATATAGTTGCTATATTGGCGCTAATACCTTTCCAGTGA
- a CDS encoding predicted protein, with translation QQKHSYLLREALTNLGPAFVKGGQQLSIRPDLVPPAVLKELQKLCDAVRPIPDDIAMQLIRKELDQDDLEVLFQDLKLVASASLGQVYKAKLRSNGHYVAIKVQRPDMQRNFSLDLCLLRKVGVVVDVFTSTFTNQPPFHKALYESFSRGSYMELDYENEAANQTKFQHELAIRKCPVVVPDVYKEYSSQRVLTSQWIEGVKLADSPKERIRELIPIGVELFLTQLLDIGAFHADPHPGNLLVTKDGRLCLLDFGLCAEVDAKSRNAMTKAIVHLLLKDFDSLVSEDAKEMGFLPQDFDTSELKPLLTKILTVGLIDSGSDLRKRKRKLLEISNELNEVFFQYPFSVPPFFALVTRGLGLLEGIALSGDPEFDIFRASAPYARRRAVALLGSHSLVQRKA, from the exons CAGCAGAAACATTCTTACTTACTTCGAGAAGCCTTGACAAATCTAGGCCCCGCCTTTGTCAAAGGAGGACAGCAACTTTCAATCCGTCCTGATCTGGTTCCGCCGGCAGTGTTAAAAGAGCTCCAGAAGCTGTGTGACGCCGTCCGTCCAATTCCAGACGATATTGCAATGCAGTTGATTCGAAAGGAACTGGATCAAGATGATTTGGAGGTCTTGTTTCAAGATCTGAAACTTGTTGCATCAGCAAGTTTAGGACAAGTCTATAAAGCGAAATTGCGCTCCAACGGGCATTATGTTGCTATCAAAGTTCAACGTCCTGACATGCAGCGAAATTTTAGCCTCGATTTGTGTCTTCTCCGAAAGGTTGGTGTGGTCGTTGACGTGTTCACGTCCACTTTCACTAACCAGCCCCCGTTTCATAAAGCGCTGTATGAGTCCTTTTCGCGAGGGTCGTACATGGAGTTGGATTACGAAAATGAAGCCGCAAATCAGACGAAGTTCCAGCATGAGCTAGCCATCCGGAAATGTCCAGTTGTGGTGCCAGACGTATACAAAGAATATTCTTCACAGAGAGTCTTGACCTCTCAATGGATTGAAGGTGTTAAATTAGCGGACTCTCCGAAAGAGCGGATTCGAGAGCTCATTCCTATAGGCGTCGAATTGTTTTTGACTCAACTGCTGGATATTGGGGCTTTCCACGCCGATCCTCACCCTG GAAATTTGCTCGTCACGAAGGACGGTAGGCTTTGTTTGCTGGACTTTGGACTGTGCGCGGAAGTAGATGCTAAGTCAAGAAACGCAATGACAAAGGCTATTGTGCACCTTTTGTTGAAGGATTTTGATTCTCTGGTGTCCGAAGATGCGAAGGAAATGGGATTTCTTCCGCAAGACTTTGACACAAGCGAATTGAAGCCATTGCTAACCAAGATTTTGACTGTTGGACTGATCGATTCTGGATCAGATCTGCGCAAGCGCAAGCGAAAATTGTTGGAGATATCCAACGAGCTCAACGAAGTTTTCTTTCAGTATCCGTTTAGTGTGCCTCCATTCTTCGCGCTGGTGACTCGTGGTCTTGGACTATTGGAAGGTATCGCATTATCAGGCGATCCGGAATTTGATATATTCCGTGCGAGTGCACCATATGCTCGCCGTCGCGCAGTGGCACTTCTGGGATCGCACAGTTTAGTGCAACGAAAAGCTTAA